The genome window CATTTCCAGATGATACGGTTATGAAAATCAGCAGATCTTCACTTAGCTTGTGTGCTATGCCCTGCCATTTGTCGATAAGATCTACGGCGCCTTGCTCATAAGTCTTGGATATTTGGAAAATAGTGACTACAGGTGGAACATGCACGAGCTTGATATTCCACGCAAGGATAACCCCAAAACTTGCTCCTTCACCTCCTCTAATGGCCCaaaaaagattaattcttaTCGATTCCCAGTCAAGAATTCGACCATTTACATTAACCATGATTGCATCAATGACATTATCAGCAGCTAGTCCATACTTTCTAATCAGGTTACCTACACCACCACCACTGAAATGTCCACCAGCACCAACGCCTGGGTAGTTCCCAGTAGGAAAGGCATGGGCACAACTTTTCTCAGCAATGGAATACTGCAATTCGCCGATTGTTACACCAGACTCAACCCAAGCACTATTTCCTTCAATATCAATGCTAATTGACCTAAGATTTCGATCAAGTATGATGAATGGAAATTCAGACTTATAGGATGTGCCCTCGAAATCATGGCCGCCACTTCGAATCCTCATTTGTACTCCATCTCGTTTGCAACATATGACTGTTGCTTGAATGTGAGAGTATTCTAGAGGAATGATTATTGTCAAAGGTTTTGCTTTTGTGCTTGATACAGAGAACCTAGGATTTTGGATTGAAGATTTCACGATGGGTAAATAAGAACAGTTGTTGGGGAGATAAAGAACATTCAGCACTGAGATATTTGATGAGAAGTTATTGACAGAAAGGCAATGCATGAAGCTATCAGGAAACGAACTTGAGTATGATGATGGaattattaaggaaaacaaggcaGTGAATGACAAAACTTTTAGACATTTCTGTCACCATTTCTATGATATTCTGAATTATGACTTAAAAAAGCTATGAATTGCTCGTCTTATTTTTATCCATTACAATTGACCGGGACTGATTGTCATATAAATTAAGAAATACATGTAAAGTTGGCCTGCAGGcccgctttaaaaaaaaaaagaagttgtaCTCTCTCTATTGCATTGTAAGAAATCGTTAGTGAAGACACTAGCTAGCTCCAAATACGCAGTTCTGGTCATCTAAGATTTTTTGCATTCCCAATCTTGTATCAATTAAATATACAAGTCTGCCTATTTAatataattttgtaaatttgGGGCTCTCTTATGTAGTCAACTTGGGACaaaaattttggtagttttaaaCTTAATAACTAGGCAGACTTATTCTTTGCTCAAGACATATATGCagtcaatgttttttttttttggaatgtcTTTTACAAAAGAGCCATTTATTTTGTCCTTCTTTCAGGGTTGCCTCCGGCAAT of Coffea arabica cultivar ET-39 chromosome 5c, Coffea Arabica ET-39 HiFi, whole genome shotgun sequence contains these proteins:
- the LOC113687427 gene encoding O-acetylstemmadenine oxidase-like — protein: MRIRSGGHDFEGTSYKSEFPFIILDRNLRSISIDIEGNSAWVESGVTIGELQYSIAEKSCAHAFPTGNYPGVGAGGHFSGGGVGNLIRKYGLAADNVIDAIMVNVNGRILDWESIRINLFWAIRGGEGASFGVILAWNIKLVHVPPVVTIFQISKTYEQGAVDLIDKWQGIAHKLSEDLLIFITVSSGNGTPTKAMFQSLFLGKVDQLLKVMEKSFPEMRLRKEDCFEMSWIESVSHFPKYQRGETIEALKNRIQPVPNYPFKSKSDLIHKPLPYKAIDEMWKWCSEVDFSTIIIFHPYGGIMNKISDSETPFPYRKGSNDVYGIAYFEAKVLGSMYFKNNFERLTLIKGAVYPDNFFYHEQSIPPLVSHAK